The Oscillospiraceae bacterium genome contains a region encoding:
- a CDS encoding DegV domain-containing protein, translating into MNQFRIVADSSCDLLTLDGADFVSVPLSIRTDAEEFYDDANLDVDAMVSTLRDTKGRSYSACPNIADWENAFGESGNVIAFTITSALSGSYNAACVAKRNCEERNPTRRIYVVDSLSAGPEIALLIERALYELRSHADFDKACEALNTYQTHTHLLFALESMHNLAQNGRVSKLAATMASVLGIRAIGQASAEGTLEMLGKCRGVRKARQFVLSEMEELGYNGGKVRIGHCQNAALTLELCTEIRQRFPKADVRSYPLRGLCSYYAERGGIMLGFES; encoded by the coding sequence ATGAATCAGTTTCGTATCGTTGCAGATTCCAGCTGCGACCTTCTCACACTGGATGGAGCGGACTTCGTCAGTGTCCCGCTCTCAATACGCACTGACGCCGAGGAGTTTTACGATGACGCCAATCTTGATGTTGACGCGATGGTCAGTACGCTCCGCGACACCAAGGGGCGTTCCTACAGTGCGTGTCCGAACATCGCAGACTGGGAAAACGCATTCGGCGAGAGCGGCAATGTGATTGCTTTTACCATTACGAGCGCTCTTTCAGGCAGTTATAATGCTGCCTGCGTGGCAAAGAGGAATTGTGAGGAACGCAACCCGACCCGGCGCATCTATGTTGTGGACTCTCTTTCCGCCGGACCCGAAATCGCCCTTCTCATTGAACGGGCTTTATATGAGCTGCGTTCTCATGCGGACTTTGATAAAGCATGCGAAGCATTGAATACGTATCAGACCCATACGCACCTGCTTTTTGCATTGGAATCCATGCACAACCTTGCACAGAACGGCCGTGTCAGCAAGCTCGCCGCAACGATGGCAAGCGTCCTCGGTATTCGTGCCATCGGGCAGGCCAGTGCCGAGGGTACGCTTGAGATGCTTGGAAAATGCCGTGGGGTTCGGAAAGCGCGGCAGTTTGTGCTGAGCGAAATGGAGGAGCTTGGCTACAATGGCGGGAAGGTCCGGATCGGGCATTGCCAGAATGCAGCACTTACGCTGGAGCTTTGCACCGAGATTCGGCAGCGATTTCCGAAGGCAGATGTGAGAAGCTATCCGCTGCGGGGACTGTGCAGCTATTACGCCGAGCGCGGCGGGATTATGCTGGGCTTTGAGTCATGA